In Magnolia sinica isolate HGM2019 chromosome 12, MsV1, whole genome shotgun sequence, a single genomic region encodes these proteins:
- the LOC131220270 gene encoding G-type lectin S-receptor-like serine/threonine-protein kinase At2g19130, with protein MMKRKSGKLFILLSFFIFYCLCIRFSHAADTITQDQLLPDRKTLISAGEVFELGFFSPGKSKSRYVVIWYKKVTKQSVVWVANRKNLVSHSSGVLTINNNNGNLMILDEIVGNFMVTSDSATNQTSARLLDSGNLILIEGNSTNDEGQVIWQSIDYPTDTYLPGMKLGVNRTSGRKWLLASWTSEDDSAPGDFTFVIDSNGLAQFFIQRVRQNYWTSGTLNGEIFSLVPEMRTNYLLNCSYVSNADGTYFIYPLYYKTIISILVMDVSGQICEGTVLSFCKCLHRFEPYSRRNWDAGDKSKGCVRRIELKCGSQDGFLRLSDMMFSGNPRLLKNSSLSLEYCKIECRRKCYCIAYASAHDNRTGCSFWDGELMNLGKISANISRNVPDLYVRLAASELDPPNDSQTKSH; from the coding sequence ATGATGAAAAGAAAATCTGGCAAACTGTTTATTCTTCTCAGTTTCTTCATATTCTACTGCCTCTGCATTCGATTTTCCCACGCGGCGGATACCATCACACAAGACCAACTGCTCCCTGACAGGAAGACCTTGATTTCTGCTGGTGAGGTTTTTGAGCTGGGCTTCTTCAGCCCCGGCAAGTCCAAGAGTCGTTACGTGGTAATATGGTACAAGAAAGTCACGAAACAAAGTGTTGTATGGGTTGCCAATAGGAAAAATCTAGTATCGCATTCATCTGGTGTCCTTACAATCAACAACAACAATGGAAATCTGATGATCTTGGATGAGATTGTAGGCAACTTCATGGTGACATCTGATTCTGCTACCAATCAAACTAGTGCTCGGCTCTTAGATTCCGGAAACCTCATACTGATAGAAGGGAATTCGACGAATGATGAAGGCCAGGTCATATGGCAAAGCATTGATTATCCTACCGATACGTATCTCCCTGGCATGAAACTGGGAGTGAATAGAACGAGTGGGCGAAAATGGCTCCTTGCTTCATGGACAAGTGAAGATGACTCTGCTCCTGGGGActtcacttttgtaatagattcCAATGGATTGGCTCAATTTTTTATACAGAGAGTACGACAAAACTACTGGACTAGTGGCACTTTGAACGGGGAGATTTTCAGCCTTGTTCCTGAAATGAGAACAAATTATTTATTAAATTGCAGCTACGTATCGAATGCAGATGGGACATATTTTATTTATCCACTTTATTATAAAACTATAATTTCAATACTGGTGATGGACGTGTCTGGGCAAATCTGCGAAGGGACGGTGCTCTCTTTCTGCAAGTGCTTGCACAGGTTTGAGCCTTACTCTCGACGAAATTGGGATGCAGGTGATAAATCAAAGGGGTGCGTGAGGCGAATAGAACTGAAGTGTGGGAGTCAAGATGGGTTCTTGCGGTTGAGTGACATGATGTTTTCTGGTAACCCTCGACTTCTAAAGAATTCAAGTCTCAGCCTAGAATACTGCAAAATTGAGTGCAGGAGAAAATGCTATTGTATTGCTTATGCTTCTGCTCATGACAACAGAACCGGATGTTCCTTTTGGGATGGAGAGTTGATGAATCTTGGTAAGATCTCCGCCAACATCTCTAGAAATGTCCCTGATCTTTATGTTCGTCTTGCTGCTTCAGAGCTTGATCCACCTAATGACTCTCAAACAAAAAGTCACTAG